In one Raphanus sativus cultivar WK10039 unplaced genomic scaffold, ASM80110v3 Scaffold1398, whole genome shotgun sequence genomic region, the following are encoded:
- the LOC130504179 gene encoding probable ATP-dependent DNA helicase CHR12 — MNCADVSSQLFDWGMMRLPRPIYGIGDPFAMEADDQFRKKRDAERVSRLEEEEKNLIETAKRKFFAEVLNAVREFQLQIQATQKRRRQRNDGVQAWHGRQRQRATRAEKLRLMALKSDDQEAYMKLVKESKNERLTTLLEETNKLLTNLGAAVQRQKDAKLPDGIDPLKDSESDLSELEAPRSEPLQDLLPDQDTDIAESDNNDDSNDLLEGQRQYNSAIHSIQEKVTEQPSLLKGGELRSYQIEGLQWMVSLFNNNLNGILADEMGLGKTIQTISLIAYLLENKNVPGPYLIVAPKAVLPNWVNEFDKWVPSIAAFLYDGRLEERKAIREKIAGEGKFNVLITHYDLIMRDKAFLKKIDWHYMIVDEGHRLKNHESALAKTLLTGYRIKRRLLLTGTPIQNSLQELWSLLNFLLPHIFNSVQNFEEWFNAPFADRANVSLTDEEELLVIHRLHHVIRPFILRRKKDEVEKFLPGKTQVILKCDMSAWQKVYYKQVTDMGRVGLQTGSGKSKSLQNLTMQLRKCCNHPYLFVGGEYNMWKKPEIVRASGKFELLDRLLPKLRKAGHRILLFSQMTRLIDILEIYLTLNDFKYLRLDGTTKTDQRGLLLKQFNEPDSPYFMFLLSTRAGGLGLNLQTADTVIIFDSDWNPQMDQQAEDRAHRIGQKKEVRVFVLVSVGSVEEVILERAKQKMGIDAKVIQAGLFNTTSTAQDRREMLEELMRKGTSSLGNDVPSEREINRLAARSEDEFWMFERMDEERRRKESYRTRLMQEQEVPEWAYTTQSQDDKSNSAKHHFGSVTGKRKRKEIVYSDSLSEVQWMKAVESGEDISTYSIRQRRMEKASNAKTSTSKKAVEPIQVVSDETSEEEEEGEERAQEMRGKQRVEKSEEDEEEEDGEEEENDEKPIFKWSSHKKKRSRYSFTCSSSDSRAQSSNGSRRK, encoded by the exons ATGAACTGCGCTGATGTCAGTAGCCAACTGTTTGACTGGGGTATGATGCGGTTGCCTCGTCCAATTTATGGTATTGGAGATCCTTTTGCTATGGAAGCTGATGATCAGTTCAGAAAGAAGCGTGATGCCGAG AGGGTGTCACGTttagaagaagaggagaagaatctGATTGAAACCGCCAAGAGGAAATTCTTTGCAGAAGTACTCAATGCAGTTCGTGAGTTCCAGTTGCAAATCCAGGCGACTCAGAAACGCCGTAGGCAAAGAAACGATGGTGTGCAG GCATGGCATGGTAGACAAAGACAACGCGCAACCCGTGCTGAAAAGTTGAGGCTGATGGCCCTTAAATCCGATGATCAAGAAGCATACATGAAACTAGTAAAGGAGAGCAAGAACGAAAGGCTCACCACTCTTCTAGAAGAGACTAACAAACTCCTTACTAATTTGGGAGCTGCTGTTCAGCGGCAGAAAGATGCTAAGCTACCAGATGGGATTGATCCACTGAAAGACTCAGAATCTGATTTATCTGAACTCGAGGCTCCAAGAAGCGAACCGTTACAGGATCTACTTCCTGATCAGGATACTGACATCGCTGAATCTGACAACAATGATGACTCCAATGACTTACTTGAAGGCCAGAGGCAGTATAACTCTGCTATCCATTCAATTCAAGAGAAG GTGACGGAGCAGCCTTCACTTCTAAAAGGTGGGGAACTACGATCTTACCAAATAGAAGGACTCCAATGGATGGTTTCTCTATTCAACAATAACCTAAATGGAATTTTAGCTGATGAGATGGGTTTAGGCAAAACCATCCAAACAATCTCGTTGATTGCTTATCTTCTGGAGAATAAAAACGTGCCTGGGCCTTATCTGATAGTGGCTCCAAAAGCTGTGCTACCAAACTGGGTAAACGAGTTTGATAAATGGGTACCAAG cATTGCAGCTTTTCTCTATGATGGACGTTTGGAGGAGAGAAAAGCAATCAGGGAGAAAATCGCAGGAGAAGGGAAGTTCAATGTGTTGATAACCCACTATGATCTCATCATGAGAGATAAAgcatttttgaagaaaattgaTTGGCACTACATGATTGTTGATGAAGGACATCGTCTGAAGAACCATGAATCTGCTCTCGCAAAGACTCTACTAACAGG CTATCGGATAAAACGGAGACTTCTGTTAACCGGAACACCGATACAGAACAGCCTCCAAGAGCTATGGTCCCTGCTCAATTTTCTCCTTCCTCACATCTTTAACTCGGTTCAGAACTTCGAGGAATGGTTTAATGCTCCGTTTGCTGATCGTGCTAATGTTAGTCTTACGGATGAAGAGGAGCTGCTGGTTATCCACCGTCTGCATCAT GTTATAAGACCGTTTATACTGAGAAGGAAAAAGGACGAAGTAGAGAAGTTCCTTCCTGGAAAGACACAGGTGATACTGAAGTGTGACATGTCAGCGTGGCAGAAAGTGTATTACAAACAAGTTACAGACATGGGCAGAGTTGGCCTTCAAACAG GGTCTGGGAAGTCAAAGAGTCTGCAAAATCTAACGATGCAGCTGAGAAAGTGTTGTAACCATCCGTATCTATTCGTTGGAGGAGAATACAACATGTGGAAGAAACCTGAGATCGTGAGAGCCTCAGGGAAATTCGAGCTTCTAGACCGTCTCCTTCCCAAACTACGCAAGGCCGGGCATAGGATCCTGCTCTTCTCTCAGATGACTCGTCTCATCGACATTCTCGAGATTTATCTGACGCTTAACGATTTCAAGTACCTCAGACTCGATGGTACCACGAAGACGGATCAAAGAGGGCTTTTACTGAAGCAGTTCAACGAGCCAGACTCTCCTTACTTCATGTTTCTTCTGAGCACGCGTGCGGGAGGTCTCGGTCTGAACTTGCAGACTGCGGATACTGTTATCATCTTTGACAGTGATTGGAACCCACAGATGGATCAACAGGCTGAGGATCGAGCTCACCGCATAGGGCAGAAGAAGGAAGTGAGAGTGTTTGTTTTGGTTAGCGTTGGCTCCGTTGAAGAAGTGATATTGGAGCGTGCAAAGCAGAAGATGGGGATTGATGCTAAAGTCATACAAGCTGGTCTTTTCAACACAACTTCCACTG CACAAGACAGAAGAGAGATGCTTGAAGAGCTGATGCGCAAAGGAACGAGCTCGCTAGGGAACGATGTCCCCAGCGAGAGGGAAATAAACAGGCTGGCGGCTCGTAGCGAGGACGAGTTTTGGATGTTTGAGAGGATGGAcgaggagaggagaaggaaaGAGAGTTACAGAACCCGTCTGATGCAAGAGCAGGAAGTCCCTGAGTGGGCATACACCACACAGAGCCAAGACGACAAGTCTAACAGCGCAAAGCACCATTTTGGAAGTGTCACAGGCAAGCGGAAGCGTAAAGAGATCGTTTACAGCGATTCACTGAGCGAGGTTCAGTGGATGAAAGCCGTGGAGAGCGGTGAAGACATATCGACATACTCTATTAGACagaggagaatggagaaggcaAGCAACGCAAAGACATCGACTAGTAAAAAAGCAGTAGAACCTatccaagtggtgagtgatgaGACGAgcgaggaagaagaggaaggagaagaaagagCACAAGAGATGAGAGGGAAACAGAGAGTAGAGAAGTCTGAggaggacgaagaagaagaagacggtgaagaagaagagaatgatGAAAAGCCAATATTCAAGTGGAGTTCTCATAAGAAGAAAAGGTCTAGGTACTCTTTTACTTGTTCTTCGTCTGACTCTAGAGCTCAAAGTTCCAATGGAAGTAGAAGAAAGTGA